One genomic segment of Brevibacillus laterosporus LMG 15441 includes these proteins:
- a CDS encoding NuoB/complex I 20 kDa subunit family protein, with amino-acid sequence MELDLKSIEPDLQEELNRNVLFTSLETLKGWVRSNSLWPLTFGLACCGIEMMGTGGSHYDLDRFGVIFRPSPRQSDVMIVAGTVTKKMAPLLRRLYDQMPEPKWVIAMGSCATAGGPYIKSYSVVKGVDQICPVDVYIPGCPPSPVALIYGINKLQEKIRYEAKTGKRVDQQ; translated from the coding sequence ATGGAATTAGATTTGAAAAGCATCGAACCAGATTTACAGGAAGAATTAAATCGGAATGTTCTGTTTACGAGTTTAGAGACATTAAAAGGATGGGTAAGAAGCAACTCGCTATGGCCGCTTACGTTTGGGTTAGCCTGTTGTGGGATTGAAATGATGGGGACAGGCGGTTCTCACTATGACCTAGATCGATTCGGCGTCATTTTTCGCCCTTCTCCTAGACAGTCAGATGTGATGATTGTGGCCGGAACAGTAACCAAAAAAATGGCGCCATTATTAAGACGTTTGTATGATCAGATGCCAGAGCCAAAATGGGTTATTGCCATGGGTTCCTGTGCAACGGCGGGTGGTCCCTATATTAAATCGTATAGTGTAGTAAAGGGTGTTGATCAAATATGCCCTGTCGATGTTTATATTCCAGGTTGCCCGCCAAGTCCAGTTGCGTTGATCTATGGTATTAATAAATTGCAAGAAAAAATCCGCTATGAAGCAAAGACCGGAAAGCGGGTGGATCAGCAATGA
- a CDS encoding NADH-quinone oxidoreductase subunit A, with translation MDAIYANNYVIVAIFLLLGVLLPVATVSIIGPLLRPNKPSAEKQTTYESGNIPIGDSWVRFNVKYYIFALLFVIFDVETLFLYPWAVAFNELGLFALVEMCIFIVLLIIGLLYAWRKKVLEWN, from the coding sequence ATGGATGCTATTTATGCAAACAATTATGTGATTGTAGCCATCTTTCTGCTTCTTGGTGTTTTGCTTCCTGTTGCCACGGTAAGCATCATTGGGCCTTTATTACGTCCTAATAAACCGAGCGCTGAAAAGCAAACAACATACGAGAGCGGAAATATCCCGATTGGAGACAGTTGGGTTCGTTTTAACGTAAAGTATTATATCTTTGCTCTACTGTTCGTTATTTTTGATGTAGAAACGTTGTTTTTGTATCCGTGGGCAGTAGCTTTTAATGAATTAGGGCTTTTTGCTCTCGTGGAAATGTGTATTTTCATTGTTCTTCTGATTATTGGACTGTTGTACGCATGGAGAAAGAAGGTGCTTGAATGGAATTAG